The Bacillaceae bacterium S4-13-56 genome contains the following window.
GGCTCATCAGATACTCTTAAAATAGGGGAGCCAGTCATAGCCATCGGGAATCCATTAGGTGCAGATTTTTCTGGGTCAGCAACTCAAGGAATTATTAGTGGTTTAGAACGTACAGTTCCTGTTGACCTTGATGGAAATGGTACTTCTGACTGGCAAGCAGAGGTTCTGCAAACCGATGCAGCGATTAATCCAGGAAACAGTGGTGGAGCATTAATTAATATTAATGGTGATGTTATTGGGATCAACTCAATGAAAATTGCCCAAGAAGCTGTGGAAGGAATTGGATTCGCCATTCCAGCAAATATGGTAACAAAAATCATTACCGATATTGAGGAACAAGGGGAAGTTAAGAGACCATTTATGGGAATCCAAGCACACTCACTCACTGAAATCCCAACTTACTATTGGCAACAAGCTTTAAAGCTACCAGAGGTTGTTAACAAGGGTGTTGTGATAGCAGCAGTGACTCCTCTCTCCCCGGTGGATGAAGCTGGCTTGCAGGAAAATGATGTAATTGTACAGCTTGATGATCAACCTGTAGGGAACCTATTAGATTTAAGAAAATATCTTTATCAGGAAAAAGAAATTGGGGATGACATGGAAGTGACCTTCTATCGTAATGGTCAAAAGCAATCAGCAACCATTACTTTGACAGAACAAATTGACAATAACTAAAAATGGAGACATTTAATTGAAAAAATTAGGATTGGCATTAGGAATAACTGGAATTCTTATCGGAACTACTGCATGCTCCGATAAGGAAGAAGTAATTGCAGAAACAAATGCAGGAAATATTACGCAAGAAGAATTTTATCAAGAACTAAAAGAGCAATATGGTAATCAAGTACTTTCACAAATGGTAACAGAAAAAGTTCTTGAAGATAAATATGAAGTGACAGAAGAGGAAGTCCAAGAGGAAATTGATTTCTTAAAGGAAGCTTATGGAGAACAATATGAAGCAGTGCTCCAGCAAAGTGGCTATTCTAATGAAGGCCAGTTAAAGAGTGTCATTAAATTAGATAAACTCCAGCGTTTGGCATCAACTGATGGAGTAGAAGTCACAGATAAAGAAGTAGAGCAGTATTATGAGAATATGAAAATGGAAGTACAAGCAAGTCATATTCTTGTGGAAGACAAAGAAACAGCAAATGAAGTTCTAGATAAATTAAAAAATGGTAGTGATTTCGCTGCACTTGCTAAAGAGTATTCAACAGATATAACTTCTGCTGAACAAGGTGGAGATTTAGGATTCTTTGGTACAAATGAAATGGTTTATAATTTTGAGAAAGCTGCTTATAATCTAGAGGTTGAAGAGATTAGTGAACCGATTCAGACTGATTTTGGATATCACATTATAAAAGTAGCTGATAAGAGAGAAAAAGAGGACTTACAATTAGAACCATTTGAAGATAGGAAGGATCAACTTCGAGAAACGCTTAAAGAACGTAAGGCTAATACAGAAGCAATTAACGATTTGATTGATGCTGCTAATGTTAAAGTTAAGGATTCTGAACTTGAATTCTAAAATTAAAATAAAAGCATGACCCCTTTGTAAGGGATCATGCTTTCTTTACAAATAACATCTTCACTACTTGATTAATAACTTCAGATAAGACGATTCCTATAGCAATGGACCCAGAAATCATAAACGCTTTAGCAGCAAATTCAATGGCAATCTCATAGTTGTTTTGGACCACATTTCGCATAGCGTCATAGGCCATTCCACCAGGAACAAGAGGAATAATCCCAACAGCCGTAAATAAAATCATAGGCATTTTATAAATTCTAGCAAACCACTGACTGATGATGGCTACGACAAAGGCGCCAAACATAGTGGCCTGAACGCTATTTAACTCAGAGTTAAATAGAAAATAGACCATCCACCCAAGCATTCCTGCAATCCCACATGGTATGAGGGACTTTTTAGGAATATGAAAAATAATACCAAATCCGGCCGAGGCAAAGAAACTAGTGATGAGTTGGGCAAGAATCATCCTATTCATCCTCCTTTAGTAAATTGTAAATACAACTGCAACACCTGATCCTATTGCAAAAGCTGTTAAGAAAGCTTCGGCTCCTTTAGACAAACCAGATACTAAATGCCCCGCCATGAGGTCTCGAACGGCATTGGTGATAAGAAGTCCAGGAACAAGTGGCATAACGGAACCAATAATAATTTTATCCATTTGTGCACCGACTCCTAAATGAACCATCCAGTAGGCCAGAGTACCGATTACAAAGGAAGCTAGAAATTCAGCAAAGAATTGTATTTTAATTACTTTATGAAAATAAATAAAGCAAGTAAATCCTATACTTCCTGCTATAAAAGCAGGAACAAAATCTTTCCATTGTCCAAGAAACATAATGAGAAAGCAAGCACTTACTAAACCAGACGCGATAATCCTTAATGAAATTGAATATGAATGGGGAGTGTTATCTATTTCATCGAGGTGCTGAATGGCTTCTTCTACAGATAGTGTTCCTTCTGCAATTTGGCGAGAAATGCTGTTTACAAGGGTTACCTTTTCAAGGTTGACAGTTCTCTCTGATATTCTTACAAACTTAGTAGCTTCTGAATCTTCCAATGAAAAAATAATTCCTGTAGGGGTCACAAAGCTGTGTGCATTTGCATAACCAAAAGCCTTAGCTATTCGGGACATAGTATCCTCCACACGGTAGGTTTCTCCACCGTTGACTAACATGATTTTCCCTGCTATTAAACAAATATCTGAAATTTTAGTCGACGACACAGTCATAATAGTCGCTCCTCATATTTTAAAAGTAGTATTATAAGAATAATGTACAAAATAACAAATTCATTCATAACATAATACATCGTTGGATGTAAAGATAAACAGGAGGGGAATTTACTTGATTAACTTAAAAAGCACAAGAGAAATAGAACAAATGAAAGAATCTGGAAAACTTTTATCAAATTGTCACAAAGAAATAGTTAAACTTATTAAACCAGGGGTAACCACTCTTGAGATTGATCAATTTGTAGAAAAATACTTAGCTGACCATGGTGCTACCCCAGAACAAAAGGGATATATGGGATATCCCTATGCAACGTGTGCGTCTTTAAACGATGAAGTTTGTCATGGCTTTCCTAATGATCAGCCTTTGAAAAATGGAGATATAGTTACTATTGATATGGTAGTAAATCTCAAGGGGGCATTGGCTGATTCAGCATGGACATATACTGTAGGCGAAGTTTCAGAGGAAGTACAAAGATTGTTAGAGGTTACTGAGAATTCATTATACAAGGGTATTGAGCAAGCTGTAATTGGAAATAGAGTTGGTGATATAGGTCATGCGATTCAAACCTATGTAGAGGCAGAAAAATTCTCAGTTGTAAGGGATTTTACGGGGCATGGAATTGGTCCGACTATTCATGAAGAACCAATGATTCCCCATTTTGGAGAAAAAGGAACTGGACCAAGGTTAAAGGAAGGAATGGTTATAACTATTGAACCTATGGTGAATGTTGGGACATGGTTTACCATGGTGGATGAAAATGGTTGGACAGCGAGAACAGCTGATGGAGAATGGTCTGCGCAATATGAGCATACATTGGCTATTACAAAAGATGGTCCAGTAATTTTAACGAAATGGTAAAAAATCCGGATATGCTTACCCGGATTTTTCTAATTCAAGCTCCTTCCCTTTTTCTTATGGTCTAAGAACGACCTTGATGCAATTGTCTTCTTTCCCATTAAACATTTTGTATCCCTTAGGTGCTTCATCAAGAGGAAGCTCATGGGTAATGATATTGGTTGGATCAATATCACCACGTACAATTTGTTCATAAATGGGTTCCATAAATGCCCTTGCAGGTGCTTGGCCTGTTTTTAAAGTAATATTTCTTGAGAAGAAGGCGCCAAGAGGAAACATGTTATAAAGCCCCCCATAAACACCAGTAATTTGAACTGTTCCGCCTTTTCGAACAGCTTTTGTGGAAATTTGGATAGGACCCAGTGTTCCTCCTTGAAGCTTCAGTTTCTGCTCTGCAAATTCTAAAGGAGATTTCTTCCCATCCATTCCTACACAATCTATAACAACATGTGCTCCGCCTTTTGTTTCTTCTTTTAAAACTTCACCCATGTCCTCATGATGAGTGAAATCAAAAACTTCTGTTTTGTTCACTGATCTTGAGTGCTCTAGCCGGTGTTGGATATAATCGACTGCTATGACACGCTCAGCCCCCTTCTGCCATGCAAACTGTTGAGCCATAAGTCCAATTGGGCCACAACCTAGAACAATAACCGTATCCCCTTTTTTAACACCAGCATTCACAACACTCCAATAGGCTGTTGGAAGAACATCGGAAAGAAACAAAAGCTGTGTATCTTCTAGTTCACTATCCTCTGGCACTTTAAAAGGAGTATAATTTCCAAAAGGAACCCGTAAGTACTCTGCCTGTCCACCTGGATAGTTACCGAACTTTTCCGTATATCCAAAATACCCTCCTGAATCATAATGTGGATTAGAATTATCACACTGACTTTCTAAGTGGGCCTCACAAAATTCACAGTGTCCACAGGCAACAGTAAAGGGAATGACAACCCGGTCCCCTTTTTTTACCTTTGATACTTTTGGTCCCACTTCTTCCACAATACCCATGGGTTCATGCCCAATCGAATACCCAATGGGTACAGGAAAGTTTCCTTGGTATAAATGCAAATCAGATCCACAAATAGCGGTAGATGTTATTTTTACAATAACATCTTCATCATCTACAATTTCTGGTACAGGTACTTCCTTTACAGCGACGTTGTATTTACCTTGGTAAGTTACAGCCTTCATTGATATCACCTCATAAATTTTTTCTTATCATTTGCTATTGTGAGCAGAATCTCCCTAGAAAAGTATGGATAAAAAAAATACCATGATTAGCTAATCATGGCATCCAAGTTTTTAAATTCAAGCTCTCTAAATTTTTTCAAAACAAGTTCTTTGTTAATCGTCAATAGGGCATCTTCTAGCGCGCAGTTAACATCTACTTCACAATGAATGCGTGCGAGCCTTCTAGACAAATGAAGCATGTCCAAATCAGATTCGATTTTGGAACGTTGTGCCTTTGTTAAGGATGGGAGATTTTCTAATATTCCTTCAATGGTTTGGTATTTTTGTAAAAGGGTTAGTGCCGTTTTTTCCCCAATTCCTTTAACACCTGGATAGTTATCACTACTATCCCCCATAAGGGCTTTTAGGTCCACCATTTGTTGGGGGGTAATCCCTTTTTCTTCTACAAAGGAATCCGTTTGATATAACGCATAATTTCCATACCCTTTTTTCAATAAAACAACGTGTATATTATCATCAATTAGTTGAAGAATATCTTGATCACCAGTCAAAATATAAACATCAGCATTTTGACTGTATTGTCTACTTAACGTTCCGATACAGTCATCAGCTTCATACCCAACCAATCCGACATTGGGTATTTCAAACGAATCGACTACTTCTTTTACCAAATCAAATTGAGGTATGAGTTCTACCGGAGGCTCCCCACGGTTACCTTTATATTCAGGGTATAATTCTGTTCGAAAAGTTTTGCTACCCATATCCCAGCAACAAACCACATGTGTCGGTTGATAGGTTTGAATAGCTGTCATCATATGCTTTACAAACCCGTAGACAGCATTTGTGGGAATTCCTTTACTATTTACCATATAATAACCGCTCATAGCAGTTGCATAAAAGGCTCGGAATAAAAGAGCCATTCCATCTACTAACATGATCTTATCTTTTGTCATATTATAATAGCCCCTCACTTCTCATATTATAAACACCTATTCATTATAACAAATCTCTATTGCTAACGGGCTCCCCAAGGTTTTCCATAAAATTAGAATACTGCATGTAACGCAATTAGAATAATGGCGATATCGGCAAGTACATGGACAAACCATGAATTATAAATATTGGTTGAATGTTCATTTAGCCAGCAAAATACTAGGCCAATAACAAACAATCCGAATAACGCAAGAAAAAATAATGTCGGACTAAACCAAGTAAGGAAGATAGCCGTATGGTAGATCGAGAATAAAAAGGAGGAGTAAAAATAGGCGAACTTTTTATTGGTCTTTTGTAAATTTTTAAAAATAAATCCTCTAAAGTAAATTTCCTCTAGAAATGAGTTGCCAAAAGTTATGTACAGACCAATCAAAAGGAAGCTCTCTTTAATGATATTTTTTTGAGCTAAGTCATTTTCTATGACCGAAAAATCGATAAAGCTTTGGAGGACTAGATACGCTGCAATTAGAATAAAAAATGCTCCAAGCCCAATGCTAATGCTAATTTTCTTGCGCTTCTTATCTATTCCTTTAGGAGATAAGTACGTAATTTTCTTTTTACCAAAGTAGTGAACCAAGAGAATAGTTAGGGAAAAAAGTGTAATTTTGCTTAGTGTCTTTATTAGATAATCAACAACAAGGACTTGTTCGATGATAAAAAGTAACGTCACTGTGGTTAAGCTAGCAAATAAAATTCCCCAAACATTTTTCATGTAAATCGTTCCTTTGTTTTTCTTAAGTTTAACACACAACAGATTACCAAAAAAAATTGAATAATTGACATATTATTTTACACATAGCAAATACTATGGCTGTCATCTAAGGGGGTTTTCATATGGGAAAAACATGGCGATTTGCTTTTATAGGAATCATATTTTTGATAGTTGGATGTAACACTAATAATCAAGGGTTGGACAATCGTAATAGTTTCAATGCAGCTGAACCAATTAGCTACCGTGGGGACTCTATTCAAAAACGTTTTGATTCTAGAGATGGGAATGAGATTCAGAGGTATGGACTAAGACAGGAACGTCCTTATCAACCAGAAAAACAACAAGTGAACAGTGGAACACAAATGAATGTTACAGATGGTTCCAACAATGATCAAAGGAAAAAGGACTCTTGGAAAAGTTATATGGAATTATTAACGGAACTAACCAATCAACAAAGAGCAAGACATGGACTAAAGGAATTAGAATTGGATATTACGTTAAGTGAGATCGCAAAAATGAAGTCAGAAGAAATGGCTTCAGAATCATACTTATCACACCAATCACCGAATTATGGAAGTCCTCCTGAAATGCTTGAGGCGTTTGATGTTCCATATACATTAGTAGCTGAAAATGTGGCTGTAGGAGAAAGTGCAAACGACGTAATGGAAAAATGGATGAGTAATGAAGAATCTAGAAAGAATATTTTAGATCCTCATATGACACATATAGGTGTGGGTTATGATGTTAAAAATCAGGAAGGTTATTGGACTCAATGGTTAATAAGGGAGTAAAAATATATATTAGATGGATGTGAATAAAATCACAGAAAATACAAAGATGGGATGTTATGCTTATATTTAAGCATCCTTGATAAGCAAATATTAATTATAATTCTTATTACTTTATAATAATTATAATTAGTGGTATGATAATTACTGTAGAAAAAAAGAAGGAGATGGATTAAAAATGAATGAAAAAATCGTAGAACTTTTAAACAAGCAACTATCCAACTGGAATGTACTAAACACAAAGCTTCACAACTATCATTGGTACGTTACAGGACAAGATTTCTTTACCTTACATGAAAAATTTGAAGAATACTACACTCAGGCAGCAACTTATATTGATGAAATTGCAGAACGTATCCTTATGATCAATGGAAAGCCAGTTGCAAGGCTCCAGGATTATTTAAGTACAACTACAATAAAAGAAGCAAGTAATGAAGAGGATCCAAAAGAAATGGTCCGTTCTATTGCTGATGATTTCGAACAATTGGTTAAAGAATCTAAAGAATTAATTAAACTTGCTGAAGATAATGGTGACCAACCAACTGCCGATATGTTTATTGGAATCCGTTCTAACCTAGATCAACAAGTTTGGATGTTACGTGCCTATTTAGGATAACAAAAAAATTCTTGAACCCGTACTTATAGAAGTGCGGGTTTTTATATACACTTTTCTATCACTTGTTTCCATAAATTTTTCCCTTGCAATGGGCATCAACACATGCCCTATGGTGGGCAAAAACATATGATAAATGGAAAATGGAGGATAGGAGGAGAAATATGTATTATGCATATCGTAATAATGGGGCCAGGGTTTTTGTAAGACCACGCCCTTATCCGCGTCCGTTTGGTGGCCCGTTTTTTGGCGCACCATTCTTAGGAGGAGTTTTAGGAGGATTAGTGGGTAGTGCTTTGTTAACTCCACCTTATTATCCTTATCCCTATGGCTACGGTTATGGAGGATTTGGATATCCACCGTATTACTGGTGATTTTTGAAAGGATTCATTCTTTATAGGGATGAATCCTTTTCATTTTTCCTACTTTCGCAGGATGTATCAGACTGGTAATAGTTTGTTATATTAAGCATAGAACGAAAGAAGGGATGATTATTATGCGAAGTAAAGAATTCTTATATATATTACTTGGCTTCTACTTATTGGCATTTCCTGCTACTGCTTTTGGGTCTGAAAATAATGAGGTAATCAATGAAAAAACAGGAGATTCTATAGTCGTTTATGGAGAATCTCTCTCTGATTCGCAAAAGGAACAGGTAAAAGAAGATCTTGAAGTAGTGGAAGGTGATCAAGAACTAACAGTAACCGGTCAGGATGTCCAAAATTATATAAATGGGAATCCTACTGCTCGATTATTCTCTTCTGCAAAAATTATTCCCTTGGAAAAGGGAGAAGGGCTAACCATTACCATTGTTAATGAAGAGTATATTACCGAAGTGACAACGGAAATGTATGCCAATGCATTACTTACAGCTGGTGTAGAAAATGCAGAAGTTATCATTGCTTCCCCTGTAAAAGTTACAGGACATTCCGCTTTGACAGGTATCTATAAAGCGTATGATGTTAAAGGGGAAAAGCTTGACCAAGAGCGTATGGAAGTGGCAAATGAAGAGCTGTCTTTACTTACCACCTTGGCTGAGGATGCAGGACTAGACAAAGAGCAAGTAAGTCGGCTGTTTACAAATATTAAGAAAGAGATTGCTGAGCAAAATCCTGTGTCTAAAGAAGAAGTAGAACAAATAGTTTCGGAGCAGTTAAAAAACTTAAATATTGAATTGAGTGAAGAGAATCGACAGCTTCTCATCGATCTTTTTGAAAAAATCCGATCTTTAGATATTGATTTTGAACAAATTAAATCACAGCTGAATGATTTAACCCAAAAAATAGAAGATATTTTAGGAGATGAAGGGTTTTGGCGGTCGTTATTACAAGGCATCCAGAATTTCCTGCAATCAATCACTAATTTTATAAAAAGTATTTTTGGATAAAGATTAAAATTGTGCTTGAGATATTTTTAAAAAGAAGATGATTCCTCGTTTATATGAGGAATCATCTTCTTTAGTTGAACATTGAAACTGGCAAAGTCACCCATAACAAGCAAGATGTTATTTAAGGCGTTTGTCTTAGTTATGTTAAAAAG
Protein-coding sequences here:
- a CDS encoding threonine/serine exporter family protein, which codes for MILAQLITSFFASAGFGIIFHIPKKSLIPCGIAGMLGWMVYFLFNSELNSVQATMFGAFVVAIISQWFARIYKMPMILFTAVGIIPLVPGGMAYDAMRNVVQNNYEIAIEFAAKAFMISGSIAIGIVLSEVINQVVKMLFVKKA
- a CDS encoding zinc-dependent alcohol dehydrogenase; translation: MKAVTYQGKYNVAVKEVPVPEIVDDEDVIVKITSTAICGSDLHLYQGNFPVPIGYSIGHEPMGIVEEVGPKVSKVKKGDRVVIPFTVACGHCEFCEAHLESQCDNSNPHYDSGGYFGYTEKFGNYPGGQAEYLRVPFGNYTPFKVPEDSELEDTQLLFLSDVLPTAYWSVVNAGVKKGDTVIVLGCGPIGLMAQQFAWQKGAERVIAVDYIQHRLEHSRSVNKTEVFDFTHHEDMGEVLKEETKGGAHVVIDCVGMDGKKSPLEFAEQKLKLQGGTLGPIQISTKAVRKGGTVQITGVYGGLYNMFPLGAFFSRNITLKTGQAPARAFMEPIYEQIVRGDIDPTNIITHELPLDEAPKGYKMFNGKEDNCIKVVLRP
- a CDS encoding threonine/serine exporter family protein — translated: MTVSSTKISDICLIAGKIMLVNGGETYRVEDTMSRIAKAFGYANAHSFVTPTGIIFSLEDSEATKFVRISERTVNLEKVTLVNSISRQIAEGTLSVEEAIQHLDEIDNTPHSYSISLRIIASGLVSACFLIMFLGQWKDFVPAFIAGSIGFTCFIYFHKVIKIQFFAEFLASFVIGTLAYWMVHLGVGAQMDKIIIGSVMPLVPGLLITNAVRDLMAGHLVSGLSKGAEAFLTAFAIGSGVAVVFTIY
- a CDS encoding 5'-3' exonuclease H3TH domain-containing protein — its product is MTKDKIMLVDGMALLFRAFYATAMSGYYMVNSKGIPTNAVYGFVKHMMTAIQTYQPTHVVCCWDMGSKTFRTELYPEYKGNRGEPPVELIPQFDLVKEVVDSFEIPNVGLVGYEADDCIGTLSRQYSQNADVYILTGDQDILQLIDDNIHVVLLKKGYGNYALYQTDSFVEEKGITPQQMVDLKALMGDSSDNYPGVKGIGEKTALTLLQKYQTIEGILENLPSLTKAQRSKIESDLDMLHLSRRLARIHCEVDVNCALEDALLTINKELVLKKFRELEFKNLDAMIS
- a CDS encoding CPBP family intramembrane glutamic endopeptidase; the protein is MKNVWGILFASLTTVTLLFIIEQVLVVDYLIKTLSKITLFSLTILLVHYFGKKKITYLSPKGIDKKRKKISISIGLGAFFILIAAYLVLQSFIDFSVIENDLAQKNIIKESFLLIGLYITFGNSFLEEIYFRGFIFKNLQKTNKKFAYFYSSFLFSIYHTAIFLTWFSPTLFFLALFGLFVIGLVFCWLNEHSTNIYNSWFVHVLADIAIILIALHAVF
- a CDS encoding trypsin-like peptidase domain-containing protein, with amino-acid sequence MKQSIYKIMSGVIVGAFLMLLIIPEFMNDEKEKIVDNEEIVANANTEKTDVKLIKTNDTEVFSAIVDAIDKNIEAVVGVVNIQVTNGWPGTFGAGPSSNEAGTGSGVIYKKEDGKAYVVTNYHVVEGAQELDIILHDESRVPGKLVGTDPLTDLAVIAIDGENVTKTASFGSSDTLKIGEPVIAIGNPLGADFSGSATQGIISGLERTVPVDLDGNGTSDWQAEVLQTDAAINPGNSGGALININGDVIGINSMKIAQEAVEGIGFAIPANMVTKIITDIEEQGEVKRPFMGIQAHSLTEIPTYYWQQALKLPEVVNKGVVIAAVTPLSPVDEAGLQENDVIVQLDDQPVGNLLDLRKYLYQEKEIGDDMEVTFYRNGQKQSATITLTEQIDNN
- a CDS encoding DNA starvation/stationary phase protection protein; its protein translation is MNEKIVELLNKQLSNWNVLNTKLHNYHWYVTGQDFFTLHEKFEEYYTQAATYIDEIAERILMINGKPVARLQDYLSTTTIKEASNEEDPKEMVRSIADDFEQLVKESKELIKLAEDNGDQPTADMFIGIRSNLDQQVWMLRAYLG
- a CDS encoding peptidylprolyl isomerase — encoded protein: MKKLGLALGITGILIGTTACSDKEEVIAETNAGNITQEEFYQELKEQYGNQVLSQMVTEKVLEDKYEVTEEEVQEEIDFLKEAYGEQYEAVLQQSGYSNEGQLKSVIKLDKLQRLASTDGVEVTDKEVEQYYENMKMEVQASHILVEDKETANEVLDKLKNGSDFAALAKEYSTDITSAEQGGDLGFFGTNEMVYNFEKAAYNLEVEEISEPIQTDFGYHIIKVADKREKEDLQLEPFEDRKDQLRETLKERKANTEAINDLIDAANVKVKDSELEF
- the map gene encoding type I methionyl aminopeptidase gives rise to the protein MINLKSTREIEQMKESGKLLSNCHKEIVKLIKPGVTTLEIDQFVEKYLADHGATPEQKGYMGYPYATCASLNDEVCHGFPNDQPLKNGDIVTIDMVVNLKGALADSAWTYTVGEVSEEVQRLLEVTENSLYKGIEQAVIGNRVGDIGHAIQTYVEAEKFSVVRDFTGHGIGPTIHEEPMIPHFGEKGTGPRLKEGMVITIEPMVNVGTWFTMVDENGWTARTADGEWSAQYEHTLAITKDGPVILTKW
- a CDS encoding DUF1002 domain-containing protein, producing the protein MRSKEFLYILLGFYLLAFPATAFGSENNEVINEKTGDSIVVYGESLSDSQKEQVKEDLEVVEGDQELTVTGQDVQNYINGNPTARLFSSAKIIPLEKGEGLTITIVNEEYITEVTTEMYANALLTAGVENAEVIIASPVKVTGHSALTGIYKAYDVKGEKLDQERMEVANEELSLLTTLAEDAGLDKEQVSRLFTNIKKEIAEQNPVSKEEVEQIVSEQLKNLNIELSEENRQLLIDLFEKIRSLDIDFEQIKSQLNDLTQKIEDILGDEGFWRSLLQGIQNFLQSITNFIKSIFG
- a CDS encoding CAP domain-containing protein: MGKTWRFAFIGIIFLIVGCNTNNQGLDNRNSFNAAEPISYRGDSIQKRFDSRDGNEIQRYGLRQERPYQPEKQQVNSGTQMNVTDGSNNDQRKKDSWKSYMELLTELTNQQRARHGLKELELDITLSEIAKMKSEEMASESYLSHQSPNYGSPPEMLEAFDVPYTLVAENVAVGESANDVMEKWMSNEESRKNILDPHMTHIGVGYDVKNQEGYWTQWLIRE